The Plutella xylostella chromosome 9, ilPluXylo3.1, whole genome shotgun sequence genome has a segment encoding these proteins:
- the LOC125488959 gene encoding arylsulfatase B-like, translating to MAILHQVVVILGAALCASAATKPHVIMIMADDMGWDDTSTHGSKSVLTPNLDVLTRSGVSLHRYYTHAVCSPARTAVLTGKYAHTLGMQGMPLSNAEERGIPLEERLISQYLQDAGYRTQIVGKWHVGHAFFEQLPTYRGFENHFGVRGGFIDYYEYNAQSRLDGKPVTGLCLFDDLKPDWTTEGYITDVYTEKSTTIIENHNVSEPLYLLLTHHAPHNGNEDASLQAPPEEVRAQRHVELHPRRIFAAMVKKLDDSIGEIVATLEKKGMLENTIITFSTDNGAPTVGLGANSGSNYPLRGVKKSPWEGGIRGNAMIWAGPEVAPGNAWRGKVYDGNMHAADWVPTLLEAIGEKIPAGLDGIPMWSHIIENKPSPRTEIFEIDDYFNHSSVTLGRHKLVKGTIDESLSKHYGEDLRGIIGTPPDYKQKLRDSKAWESLETIGIPLDADVMADRDEAIVTCGNVVPKPCSPSAESWCLYDIIEDPCELRDLSEELPQLAQILLYRLEQEEAKIIPREGQYVADPKSAPKYFNYTWDAYLSVEPYSDSE from the exons ATGGCGATTCTGCATCAAGTAGTGGTGATTCTGGGCGCGGCGCTCTGCGCCTCCGCCGCCACCAAGCCCCACGTTATCATGATCATGGCTGATGACATG GGATGGGACGACACCTCGACCCACGGCTCCAAGTCAGTGCTGACCCCCAACCTCGACGTGCTGACCCGCTCAGGAGTGTCCCTCCATCGCTACTACACCCACGCGGTCTGCTCGCCCGCCCGAACCGCCGTGCTCACCGGAAAATACGCTCACACCCTCG GTATGCAGGGTATGCCCCTATCCAACGCTGAGGAGCGTGGTATCCCCCTGGAGGAGCGCCTGATCTCCCAATACCTGCAGGACGCCGGCTACAGGACTCAGATAGTCGGCAAGTGGCACGTCGGTCACGCCTTCTTCGAGCAGCTGCCCACTTATAGAGGATTCGAGAACCACTTCGGAGTCCGCGGTGGATTCATCGACTACTACGAATACAACGCTCAATCGAGG CTTGACGGCAAGCCAGTCACTGGACTGTGTCTGTTCGATGACCTGAAGCCCGACTGGACCACCGAGGGATACATCACCGACGTCTACACCGAGAAGTCCACCACCA TCATTGAGAACCACAACGTCTCCGAGCCCCTGTACCTGCTGCTGACCCACCACGCGCCCCACAACGGCAACGAAGACGCCTCCCTGCAGGCTCCTCCTGAAGAGGTCCGCGCCCAGAGGCACGTCGAGCTCCACCCCAGACGTATCTTCGCCG CTATGGTTAAGAAACTGGACGACAGTATCGGAGAAATCGTCGCTACCCTCGAGAAGAAGGGCATGCTCGAGAACACCATCATCACCTTCTCCACTGACAACGGTGCCCCCACCGTCGGTCTTGGCGCCAACTCTGGTTCCAACTACCCCCTGAGAGGAGTCAAGAAGTCCCCCTGGGAGGGAGGCATCCGTGGTAACGCCATGATCTGGGCCGGTCCCGAGGTCGCCCCCGGAAACGCGTGGCGTGGAAAGGTTTACGACGGCAACATGCACGCCGCTGACTGGGTCCCCACTCTGCTTGAGGCCATCGGTGAGAAGATCCCCGCCGGTCTGGACGGTATCCCCATGTGGAGCCACATCATCGAGAACAAGCCTTCTCCCCGTACTGAGATCTTTGAGATCGACGACTACTTCAACCACTCCTCTGTCACCCTCGGCCGCCACAAGCTCGTCAAGGGAACCATCGACGAGTCTCTCAGCAAGCACTACGGTGAAGACCTCCGCGGCATTATCGGAACTCCCCCAGACTACAAGCAGAAGCTGCGCGACAGCAAGGCCTGGGAGTCCCTGGAGACCATCGGCATCCCTCTGGACGCTGACGTCATGGCTGACCGCGATGAGGCTATCGTCACTTGCGGCAATGTCGTCCCCAAGCCTTGCAGCCCTTCTGCCG AGTCTTGGTGCCTGTACGACATCATCGAGGACCCTTGTGAGCTGCGTGACCTGTCTGAGGAGCTTCCTCAGCTGGCTCAGATCCTTCTGTACCGTCTGGAGCAGGAAGAGGCCAAGATCATCCCCAGGGAGGGCCAGTACGTCGCTGACCCCAAGTCTGCCCCCAAGTACTTCAACTACACTTGGGACGCGTACCTGTCCGTCGAACCCTACTCCGACTCCGAATAG
- the Gss gene encoding glutathione synthetase precursor — translation MAILHQAVVLLGAALCVSAATKPHVIMIMADDMGWDDTSTHGSKSVLTPNLDVLTRSGVSLHRYYTHALCSPARTAVLTGKYAHTVGMQGMPLSNAEERGIPLEERLISQYLQDAGYRTQMVGKWHVGHAFFEQLPTYRGFENHFGVRGGFIDYYEYNAQEQLDGRPVTGLCLFDDLQPDWTTEGYITDVYTEKSTTIIENHNVSEPLYLLLTHHAPHNGNEDASLQAPPEEVRAQRHVELHPRRIFAAMVKKLDDSIGEIVATLEKKGMLENTIITFSTDNGAPTVGLGANSGSNYPLRGVKKSPWEGGIRGNAMIWAGPEVAPGNAWRGKVYDGNMHAADWVPTLLEAIGEKIPAGLDGIPMWSHIIENKPSPRTEIFEIDDYFNHSSVTLGRHKLVKGTIDESLSKHYGEDLRGIIGTPPDYKQKLRDSKAWESLETIGIPLDADVMADRDEAIVTCGNVVPKPCSPSAESWCLYDIIEDPCELRDLSEELPQLAQILLYRLEQEEAKIIPREGQYVADPKSAPKYFNYTWDAYLSVEPYSDSE, via the exons ATGGCGATTCTGCATCAAGCTGTGGTGCTCCTCGGCGCGGCGCTCTGCGTCTCCGCCGCCACCAAGCCCCACGTCATCATGATCATGGCTGACGACATG GGATGGGACGACACCTCGACCCACGGCTCCAAGTCCGTGCTGACCCCCAACCTGGACGTGCTGACCCGCTCCGGAGTGTCTCTCCATCGCTACTACACCCACGCCCTCTGCTCGCCCGCCCGTACCGCCGTGCTCACCGGAAAATACGCCCACACCGTCG GTATGCAGGGTATGCCCCTGTCCAACGCTGAGGAGCGTGGTATCCCCCTGGAGGAGCGCCTGATCTCCCAATACCTACAGGACGCTGGTTACAGGACCCAGATGGTCGGCAAGTGGCACGTCGGTCACGCCTTCTTCGAGCAGCTGCCCACTTACAGAGGATTCGAGAACCACTTCGGAGTCCGCGGTGGATTCATCGACTACTACGAATACAACGCTCAGGAGCAG CTTGACGGCAGGCCAGTCACTGGACTGTGTCTGTTCGACGACCTGCAGCCCGACTGGACCACCGAGGGTTACATCACCGATGTCTACACCGAGAAGTCCACCACCA TCATTGAGAACCACAACGTCTCCGAGCCCCTGTACCTGCTGCTGACCCACCACGCGCCCCACAACGGCAACGAAGACGCTTCCCTGCAGGCCCCTCCTGAAGAGGTCCGCGCCCAGAGGCACGTCGAGCTCCACCCCAGACGTATCTTCGCCG CTATGGTTAAGAAACTGGATGACAGTATCGGAGAAATCGTCGCTACCCTCGAGAAGAAGGGCATGCTCGAGAACACCATCATCACCTTCTCTACTGACAACGGTGCCCCCACCGTCGGTCTCGGTGCCAACTCCGGTTCCAACTACCCCCTGAGAGGAGTCAAGAAGTCCCCCTGGGAGGGAGGTATCCGTGGTAACGCCATGATCTGGGCCGGTCCCGAGGTTGCCCCCGGAAACGCGTGGCGTGGAAAGGTTTACGACGGCAACATGCACGCCGCTGACTGGGTCCCCACTCTGCTCGAGGCCATCGGTGAGAAGATCCCCGCCGGTCTGGACGGTATCCCCATGTGGAGCCACATCATCGAGAACAAGCCTTCTCCCCGTACTGAGATCTTTGAGATCGACGACTACTTCAACCACTCCTCCGTCACCCTCGGCCGCCACAAGCTCGTCAAGGGAACCATCGACGAGTCTCTCAGCAAGCACTACGGCGAAGACCTCCGCGGCATCATCGGAACTCCCCCAGACTACAAGCAGAAGCTGCGCGACAGCAAGGCCTGGGAGTCTCTGGAGACCATCGGCATCCCTCTGGACGCTGACGTCATGGCTGACCGCGATGAGGCTATCGTCACTTGCGGCAATGTCGTCCCTAAGCCTTGCAGTCCTTCTGCCG AGTCTTGGTGCCTGTACGACATCATCGAGGACCCTTGTGAGCTGCGCGACCTGTCTGAGGAGCTTCCTCAGCTGGCTCAGATCCTTCTGTACCGTCTGGAGCAGGAAGAGGCCAAGATTATCCCCAGGGAGGGCCAGTACGTCGCTGACCCCAAGTCTGCCCCCAAGTACTTCAACTACACCTGGGACGCGTACCTGTCCGTCGAACCTTACTCCGACTCCGAATAG